ACGACAACGATGTCTCGCCGATGGGCGCGCTCGACGGGGCCTTCGCCGCAATCATCAAGGCCAATACTCAACTGCGCCCGCGCGTCGGCAATCCCGACGAGCTGCGCAGCAACCGCATGGGCCAGACCTTGGACCTGCTCAAACACCGCGTCTTCACGCCCGAACCGGGCTTGGCTGAAGCCGTGGATGGTGCCGTGATCACGGCCCTCAACGAAGAGGCTGTGGTCAGTGCGGCGCTGGGTAACAAGGGCGGCATCAACCTCGTTGTTTCTTACGAGGCCTTTGCCGTGAAGATGCTGGGTGCACTGCGGCAGGAAATCCTGTTCGCGCGCCACCAGGCGGAGGCCGGCATGCCTCCGGGCTGGCTGTCGGTAGTGACGGTGGCGACATCCCACACCTGGGAGAACGGCAAAAACGAGCAGTCCCATCAGGACCCGACACTGGCCGAAGCGCTGCTGGGCGAGATGTCCGACACCGCACGTGTGTTGTTCCCGGTGGATGCCAACAGTGCCGTCGCGGCGCTGCGAGCCGCCTACACCTCGCATGGCCAGTTCTGGACACTGGTCGTTCCAAAGCGGGCCATGGCCAGCCAACTGAGCGGCGAACAGGCCCAGCGTCTGGCCGATGAGGGTGCCTGCGTGGTGAAGCCCTGCGACGCACCCGATGTCTTGCTGGTCGCCATCGGTGCGTACCAGCTACAGCAGGCGCTGCTCGCGGCGCGGCGGCTGGACGACGCCGGGCATCGGACGGCAGTCACCTGCGTCATCGAGCCGGGCCGCTTCCGGCTGCCACGCGACGAGCGCGAGCGGGCTTTCGTGGCGGGCGACGCGGCATTGCGCTCGCTGTTCCCGGACACCGCTGCGGTGCGCGTCATCGTCTCGCACATGCGGCCGGAGCCGACGCTGGGCCTGTTGCGCCGCATCGATACAGGGCCTCGGCAGACCCGTGCACTGGGCTACCAGGCGCGCGGTGGGACGCTCGACGTTGCCGGCATGCTGTTCGCGAACCGCTGCACGTGGGCGCACGTCGCGACCGAGGCAGCGCAGGCGCTCGGCGTCGATCCCGCGAGCATATTGACCGCCGAGGAGTTGGCCGCGGTGGGAGGCCACGGCGACCCGCGGGCGGTGATGGTCTCGGCATGATTCCCCTGTTCTCCCCATAGGGACAAGAATAACGTCGTTTCCGGCGCCGATCGGTACGAGGCCGTGGTCCAATTGGAACCCTGTGCCCGCCCATTTATCGAGACCATGTCCCACGCGCTTGAAACTCTCATCGGTCACTGGAAAGCCGATCCGCTGAGCACCTACAACACCTGGTTCCTTTGGGAAGAACGGCTGAAGAACTTCCGCTCGATTCGCCGCGGCCTGGCGCAGGTGGTCAAGGACATCGATGCGGGCACCTTCGGTAGCGCATTCCGCGGTTCCTCGCTCGAAACGGTGGTCGGCTCGGTGGCAGAGCAGCGCCAGATCTTCAAGGGGGCAGACCATGCATTCCTGTGGAAGCCCAAGCTGCGCATTCCCGACATCTACGAGAACGCGACCAACCAACAGGCCTTTGCCCGGTTGTTGCACACCTGCGACTGCTGCAACAGCGCAGAGGAAGTGATCGAAGCAATACGGCGGATCGACGCTCGTCAGATCAAGGGTCTGGGCCCCGCCGTGGCGAATCTCCTGTACTTCGTTCACCCCACGATCGTGATGCCGTTCAACACCGCGATCGTGAAGGGCTACAACGCGGTCACGGGCAGCAGCGTCAAGCTCGGCAAGTGGGAGCACTACCTCTCGATGCGCGAAGGCGGCCTTCGCCTCAATGCCCAGCACCGCAACGCGTTGTCGAACGACATGGGGGCACTGGCTGGGCTGCTGTTCGACATCGGCTCGGGCCGGTACGCGGCGCCACCGCGCGATGACGATGCGGCCGCCCTCCAGGGCTGGGAGGCCGATCTCGAAAAGGTGCGCGAGGAATCGGCCGCGGCCCACAAACGCTGGGCCGCGGAGCGCGAGAGCGACGCGACCCACACCGAAATTCAGGGATGGCTGCGCGACCTGGGCAAGTCGCTCGGCTACGGTGTCTGGATTGCGTCCAACGATCAGGGGCGCAGTTATCAGGGAGGTCGCCTTGGAGACGGCTGTCTGACGCAGCTCCCCGCGCAGGCCCGGGCCGGTCTGGACTCTGTTCGCCTGATCGACGTCATTTGGGTGGAGGCCGACGGCTCGAAGGTCGCCGCTGCCTTCGAGGTCGAGCACTCGACCTCGATCTATTCCGGCATCGTGCGCATGCTCGACCTGGCCTTGGGAACGGAACTGGGAGCGGGCGTATCGATGTTCCTGGTGGCGCCGGACGCTCGCCGCGAGGATGTCCGCAGCCAGTTGCGTCGGCCGGCATTCACGCGGGTGGCGGAGCTGGGAATTCGCTACCTCCCCTACAGCGAGCTTGGCGCGCATCGCGATGCGATCGGCAGATTCGGCTCAGGCCTAAAGCCGTTGAACGAGATATCGCACCTGCTGTGATGCACGGTCGTCGAGGCACCAGCGGCACCAGCGGCAGAATGTACCGCCCAAGCGTGAATCGACGCCTAGTCGCGGTCGTGGATGAAGTCGTGCCGCAAGCCGAGTGCGGCATCCGTCCGAGCGATTGACGCTGACGGATCGGACTCGATGCCGCTCAGCGCGCGGATCGCATCGATGGTTTCGGGAATCACGATCGCCTGGTTGAAGACCTGGTAGGTGTAGTACGCTTGGTCGCCATCTACCGCGAGGACGTCCTCCCACAGGGCGACCTCCCACATGTCGCCGCGCGGGCGGCCAAGATCGGACATCAGCTCCACCGTACTGTTGAGTGCCACGAGGCCATCCGAGGAACGCACGAACGCGATCCGTGGTGCCGCACGGAAGGCCGCCAGCACCTCGTCGCGCGTTGCCGGCCTCGTCAGTTCGACCCACCAGGTGTGCAGGTGACTGCTGTTGTGGGACGCCTTGACCGCGATCGTTACCACATCCAGGTCCGGGATCACGGTCCTCGCGTCCGGTCCCTGGTGGCTGGGGATCGCCTTCTCCGGCACGAGGGTGTTAATGATGCCCTCAGCATGCGCTTCCCAGGGGTCGGATGCGCGGCGGATGAGCGTGCCGCGTGCACGCTTGAGCAGGCCGGCCGTCCGCAGCGCCCCCAGCGTTCGCACGATGGACGTGGTGTTGCAGGAGACCACGCGAGTGGACTCGCGGCCGATGGCCGACGCATAGTTCGCTTGCGCGACGAATGAGTGCCCCGTCAGCGCATGAGACTCACCACCGTGGAAGATCGACTTCACGCCGGCCGCGGCGTACACCTCTTTGTTGACCGCAGCGACTTTCTTGGGCGTGCAGTCGACCACGACATCGGCCTTCGCGAGCAGTTCTGCCAGATTGCCCGCCAAAGCAAGACCTGCGGCGCGCATCGCTCCTTCAGCTTCAAAGGTTGCCGCGTGGATGGCGAAGCCGCGCTGCGCGGCGACCTGTAGTCGATAGTCGTGCACCACGTCTGCGACGCCGGCAAGTGCCATGTCCTCCTGGAGCGCGACCGCGTCTGCCACCCGCTTGCCGATCACACCGTACCCGTTCACCGCCACTCTGACCTTGTTCATTCCTTGCTCCTGACTTGATGAGACGCGTCAGCCACGGCTGCGCGCAATGAAAAACGTGAGCCGGATCGCCAGCGCATAGCCCAGCAGCGCGAGCACCGGCATGTCACCCCAGCGAGGGCCTACGGCGTGCTGCATCAGCAAGCTTGACGCGATGTACAGGCCCAGCGTCACGAGCGCGAGGGCGATGCGGCGGCCGAGGCGGTCGATACCGCTCAGCATCCGGACGTCGGGCTTGATCGACAGTTGCAGCAACTCACGCTGCCGCAGTACGCTGTGCAGGCGCCGCGCCAGCAGCGTGGGCAGCGCGTTGGCTGCATTTCCCAGCTCGTAGGGCAGACGTTGTGACGCCGCGGATTTGCGCTCATCGAATATGCCGGTTGCCGTGTGGCGCGAGATGGCCTCGATGATGGAGAAGTCCGGCGCGAGCAGGCGTACCGTCCCTTCGAGCAGCAGCAGTGTGCGGGTGAGTACCAGCAGGTCTCTGGGAAGCCGGACATCCTGGGTCCGGCCGGCCGCCACGAGCTGCGCGAGCGCATCGGAAAGCGACCAGTCTTTCAGCGGGTGCTCTGCGCAGTCCGCGACCAGCGTGCGCACCACGGGCACGAAGACGGCCCTATCCGTGCCCTCGCCGACCAGTCCCAAGTCCAGCCAGGCGTCGACCACCCAGTCGGCATCCTGCTCGACGAAGGCCAGCGCGAACGCCACCAAAGCGCGCCGCATGCTGCGGTCGACCCGGCCCACGATGCCGAAATCGTGCAGGCAAATGCGGCCATCGTCCATCACGAAGACGTTGCCGGGGTGTGGATCGCCATGGAAGAAGCCATCGCGGAAGATCTGCACGATGTAGCTGTCCACGAGCTTGCCCGCAGCGGCCGCGCCCATGGCAGGCGGCAGACCGTGCAGGTGGGCCCCGCGGCTGAACTGCTGGACCATCACCGTCGATGTGCACAGCCCGTCCACCACGTCGGGCAGCACGATGTCGGGAGAATCTCGCCAGGCGTCGGCGAAACGTCGCACGGAACTCGCCTCCCGGGACAGGTCCATTTCGTAGCGGAAGTTCGCCGCAACCTCGTCCACGATGGCCGCCAGACCCCAGCGGCGCAGCGAGGGGACGAACCACTGGATGGTCAGGACCAGCCGGCGCAGGATGCGCATGTCGGTCTCGGCTTGCTCGGCCGCACCAGGGCGGCGGATCTTCACCACGACCTCCGTCCCGTCGGGTAGCGCCGCACGATGGATCTGCGCGATCGAGGCCGCGGCCAGCGCCTGCATGTCGAAGCGTGCGAAGACCTCTTGCCAAGGGCGGCCCAGGGCCGCCTCGACCTCCTGGACAGCCTGTTCCGAAGAAAACGGGGCCACATGCGCCTGCAGGCTGGCCAGGGCCCGTTGCGCATCGGGAGGCAGGACGTCCGCGCGCAGGCTGAGGTGCTGGCCCAGCTTCACGAAGGTCGTTCCCAATCGCTGCAGCACTTGGGCAAAGCGCTCGGCCGCCCGGTGCGTGTCGCAGCGCATGAGTCCCCGGTGCCAGGCCACCCAGAGCAGGAACCCGGTCAGCGCCATTGCGATCTGCGTCGCCCGGCGCAGCGCCGAGCGTTGCGGTGGACGGTCCGGAAGGCGCGCGGCAGAAACGGAGCGGTCAGGGCGCATCACGGCTCATCCACCCTGTTGCGCAGCCGGCCCGCATGCCAGGCTGCGATGTTCGAGATGGTCTCGTCGAAGATGCGCGCGATCGCCTCTGTCGTGTTGAAACCGACGTGGGGAGTCACGAGCACGCGCGGATGGGTCAGCAGCGGGCTGGACGCCATCCAGCCGGTATCGCAACCGAGCCCCCCGCAGCCCGTGGGCACCTCGGGAGACAGCGCGCCTTCTTGCTCCAGCACGTCCAGGCCGGCGGCTGCGACACTGCCGTCGTCCAGCGCGCGCAGCAAGGCGGCCTCGTCGATCAGCGCTCCACGTGCCGTATTGATCACTACCACGCCAGGCTTCATGCGCGCGAAGGCCCGGGCGTCGATGAGGTGGCGCGTGGCCTCGGTGGCCGGAACATGCAGGCTCAGGATGTCGCTGCCTTGCAGGACCTGCTCCCATGTCACGAGGGACACGCCAGCTGGGCGCGCAGCCGAAGCAGCGAAGGCGGGGTCGTAGGCGAGAACGTCCATGCCGAACCCCACGGCGATACGCGCCACGTGGCGTCCGATGCGGCCCAGGCCGACGATGCCCAGCGTCCTGCCTTCCAGCTCGAAGCCGGTGAGTCCGCGGTAGGCGAACGAGCCCTGGCGCGCCCGCTCGTGGGCCTGCGTCAGATGGCGTGTCACGCCCAGCAACAGTGCAAAGGCATGCTCTGCGACGCTGGCCGACCCGTAGTCCGGCACATGGCAGACGGCAATGCCTCGTTTTCGACACGCCTCCAGGTCAATGTGGTCGAAGCCCGCGGAGCGGGTGGCGACGAGCCGCAAGCGCGGCAGCATGCGAAGCACCGATTCGTCCACCCGCGTGCGCACGAACACGCAAAGGACCTCGATCGCCCCATCTTCGGTGTCGGACGCCACCAGGTGCTCGCGCTGGACGAAGTGCGCGTGCCAGTGGGCCGGAAGCCGTTGCTGCATCGCCGCTTGGTCCGTTGGTGCGAAGTCGGTGAACAGAACGGTGAGACGATGGTCCTCGGTCATGGCGCAACCTTGATGGCGCTGTACAGGGACAGGATGTGGAAGATGGCAACGAATTGCCGTGTCTCGGCAACCTGCGCAAACCCTGCTTGCGCGAGCACCGACGGCAAGTGACCGGCGACCGCGTCGCGCGTGGTCTCGAAGCCATCGAGCAGTTGAACGGCGAAGAACGCCGTACGGCTGATCGGTCGGCGCGAGCGCTCCCGGTCCGCGAAGTGCAGTTGAACGCCAACGCGCAGAACGCGATGCATCTGGCGGGCCGTTTTCAGTTTGTCCGCGTGCGCCAGGTGACGGAAGAAGACGCTCGACACGACCCGATCGAACGAGCCATCGCCGTAAGGCAGGTCTGTCGACAGGCCTTCGTCGAATCGGATCGGCGCCGCCACGCTCGCCGCCTTCCGGCGGGCCAGCGACAGGATGGCGGGGTCGGCATCCACCCCGGTGACACGGGCCTGCGGGCATGCGGTGGCCGCAAGGAGGGCGAGCGTCCCCGTTCCGCATCCGGCGTCCGATACGTCGTGGCCATGCTGGATCGACGCCTGCGCCACGAGGGCCGGCTTGAACGCTTGCTCGCGCGTGGTCAGCACCACCACCCGGTCGTACAGAGGCGTGAGCACGTGGTGGGCAAGTGCGGGCCTGAAGCCGGCCGGACGATCCGTCATTGCACGGCGAGCCTCGCTCGGGGTTCACGGAACTGCCACAGCACGATGATGCTGAGGACGCCGGCGAAGAAGCACCACACCGAGATGAACCAGGTCGCATAAAAAAAATAGGCGGCGACCGCGGACACGAAGGCCGCATTTCCGAAAGCCGCTACGCGCCGGTGGCTGGAGACCATTAGACCTGCGCAGGTGCCGATCAGGTACAAGGCCATCGTGGTCAGGACGTAGAAGTGCGGGGAGTCGTAGAAGATGTGCTGGCCGACCACGCGCGCGGTGATGGGCAGTCGCACCAGCATCACCAAAAGGTACACCCCGACGAGCGCGCCTGCGAGCGCGATGCCCGCGAGAACCCGACGGCGCCACGGAACGGTCTCCAGCGCCAGGGCGGCCAGCGGCACGTAGATCGGCCACAGGACGTGCGAGAAGAACGAATAAAGATGCGTCAGCACCACCTTCAGCAAGGGCGCGCGGTCGGGGAATGTCAGCCACAACATGCCTTCGAGTAGCTGCTGAATCCCAAAGAGCAACGGGATGGCCGCGTAAGGCACTTCGCGCCACGCGCGGACCCGGCGCACGGTGACGATCCCCGTCCCCAGAAGTACCGCGGCTGCCGTGAAACTGGCTGGTGCAGAAAAACACATCGCTGTCATTTCCTCTTGAATGTGGGTGTCATGGCGTTCATGGCTGTGGCCGATCTGTCGGTCCTGGCGGAGATGTTCCCGGTGCGGCTCGATGCTGCGAACCCGGATCGAGCGCCTGGGCGCGGCTCAGCGCGGCGTGCAGGGTCGCCGTCCGGTCCTGGACCCTGCGGATCCAGGGCGATGGGAAAGCAGATGCAAGCCACGCATAGAGCGTGTACTTCACCAGCTTGCCCAACCAGAGCGCCAGAAGAACCTCGGCCACCGGCAGCCGGGAGATTGCCGCGAACATGAGAGCAGGCGTCAGCGGTACCGGGAGCGCTGCAATGACCAGCAGCGCGGGCACGCCGTACCCGCCGAGCCAGGACGTGGCGTCACGCCAGGCCGTTGATCGCACCACGTCGGGGTAGGCGACGAAGAAACGGTTCCAGCCCAAGTGATGAAACACGAGATAGAGGACCAGTGCGCCGATGGCCGCGCCGATGCTGGAGGTTGCGGCGATGCTCCGCCAGCGCCGCGGGGCGAGTAGCACGGCAGCGACGAGCAACGTTCCGAACGGAATCGTCATCGACAGCGTGGTGGCCATGGCCACGGCCGCCACGATGAGGGGAAAGGCACGCGTCTCCGCCCCGCGGGTCAGCGCGCGCAGCAGGCCGGTCTCGACGGTTTCGGCGGTTTCGACGGTTTCGTGCAGCATCGTCATCGGCGCTCAGGGCTTGCGGACCGCGGGCCGCTGCCCGAGTTCGACTTGTACGGTCACCGTCTCGCGGCCGCGCAGGATCTTGAATTGGGCGTTGCTGCCCGGTGCGACCGCGGCTGTTTCGCCGATCAGGCCGGCGGTGTCCGGGATCTCCTTGCCGTTGATCGCAAGCACCGTGTCACCGGGCCTCAGCCCGGCGCGATCGGCAGGCCCGCCGCGCTGCACCGCCACCAGTGCGGCGCCCCCGGTGGCACCGGTGGCCTCGTGGATCACGTCGCGGGCGCTCACCCCCAGCCAGCCCCGGCGCACGCGGCCGGTGGCAATGATCTGCTCCATCACCTGCCGTGCCAAGCTGACCGGGATCGCGAAGCCGATCCCCTGGGAGCCGCCGCTGCGCGAGTAGATGGCGGTGTTGATGCCGACGAGATGGCCGTTTCCATCGACGAGCGCGCCGCCCGAATTGCCGGGGTTGATCGCCGCGTCGGTCTGGATGAAGTTCTCGAAGGTGTTGATGCCCAGGCGGTTGCGCCCCGTGGCACTCACAATGCCTTGCGTGACGGTCTGGCCGACCCCGAACGGATCGCCGACGGCCAACACGATGTCGCCGACCTGCACCGATGCTGGATCAGCGAAGGTGATGGGCTGCAGCCCCGTGGCCTCGACGCGCAGCACGGCAAGGTCCGACTCCGGATCGATACCGACGACGCGCGCCGTGGCAACCTTCTCGCCTGGCAGCATCACGGCGATCTCGTCGGCGCCCTCCACGACATGGTTGTTCGTGAGGATATAGCCCTGGGCCGCGACGATGACGCCTGACCCAAGACTCGACGCGCCTTGGGCGGCGTCCTCATCGCCGCCATCGGGCCGCAACCAGTTCTGCATCCTGCGCGGAGGTGTCTTGCGGGTGTAGATGTTCACAACCGAAGCGGACGCCTTGGCGGCGGCGGCGCGAAACCCCGCCTCCAGGCGGGCTGTGGTCGCGCTCGGTGTGGTAGGCGCCGAGCCGGTAGCGGCGCCCGCATGCGGCGCCTCCTGTACCGCCACGACGTCGGGCGTCACAGGGAAAGGCGCCGGCCCGAAGGCCCGCCAGGCGATGATGACCCCCGCGCCGATCGCGATTGCCTGGGCCAGCAGGAGCCAGAGCCGCCGCAGCGCGGAGGGGCGGCGTACAAGGTCGTCGCTCATGTGGCGCTGGCCTCGATCAGGTCCTGAACCGCGGCCGCCAGCGGTGCCACCACGCTGATGCCATTGGAGGCATGCGGCACGGTGTCGCAGGTCAGCACCCGCAGGGGGCCCGCCGCGAGGAGCGCGTCATAGGCATCGGCGGCAAAGAGCGCATGCACACCGATGCACACCGGCGGCGGCAATCCGACGCGGCGCACGCTCGCGATGGCCTGGATCATCGTGCGCGCGCTGGACACGATGTCGTCGATGAGCACGGGCTGGCGGCCTGCCAAGGCCGAGGTGTCGGGCAGGCTGACCTCCACGTCCTTGTCGCCCCGGCGAATCTTCTGCAGCACGGTAAACGGTGCATCGGCCCCCCGCGCGACTTCCTGGACCCATTGCTCGCTTTCGGCGTCGGGGCCGATCAGCACTGGGCGATCCACGTTCGCCGCGACCCAGGCCGCGATGACGGGCGCGGACTGCACGGCGCGCGTGGGCACCCGGTAAATCTCGCCAAGCGAGTGGTAGCGGTGCAGATGGGGGTCGACGGTGACGACACCATCGAACACCGTCGATACCAGCGCAGCGAACGTTCGGGACGTGATCGCTTCGCCCGTGTTGAAGCGCCGGTCCTGGCGCAGGTACGCCAGGTAGGGCGCTGCCAGCAGTACGCGTGTGGCACCGAGGTCGCGTGCAGCGTCTGCCGCGAACAGCAGGGGCAGCGCCTTGGCGTCGGGCTGTGCCAGGCTGGCCACGAGCACGACGGTGCGGCCCGTCACGTCGGCGTCCAGCCGCACCAGCGACTCGCCGTCCGGAAACCGGTGTAATTGAAGGGTGGCCCGCTCCGCACGCAACGCGCGGACGAGGCCGTCGGCGAAGGCCTCGTCGCCTGGCAGGTGAAAAATGAGTGGTTTCATGCGTGCTCTGAAATCTGGAAGATCGGTGGGCGCGCGCGGACGAACTCCAGGGCATAGGCCAGTTCGCCTGGTGCCTGGGCATGCAGCGTGAACAGCGGCTGTCCGGCTTCGACGCGATCGCCAAGGCGCGCGTGCACATCGATGCCGGCGGCCGGGGCGGTCGGCGCACCGGCGAGCTTGGCCGCCCGCGCGAGCAGGCGGTTGTCGATGCGGGTGACACGGCCCGTGGCCGGCGATTCGACGGTGTGCAGATGCGCCGCCATCGGGAGGCTTCGAAGGCCGCCCTGCTCAGAGCAGATTGCCTGGAACTTGGCCCAGGCCCGGCCATCGGCCAGCACCTCGGTGGCGAGCTTCAGGCCGCCGCCGGCCGGCGCCGCGCCGCCCATTTCGAGAATGTCCGCCGCCAGCCGCAGCGCCCGCTCCCGCAGGTCGGCCGGGGCCTCGGGTTTACCCTGCAGGACGGCCAGCACGTCGCGTGCTTCCAGTGCGGGGCCGATCCCGCGGCCGACCGGCTGTTCGCCGTCGGTGACGCGCAAGAACACCTGCAGGCCTATGGCGCCCCCCACCTCCTGCAGGCGCCGGCCGAGCGACGCCGCGGCGTGTGCGCTGCGCACTTTCGCGGTGGCGCCCACGGGCAGATCGATCAGCACATGGGTCGAACCCGCAGCGGCCTTCTTGGACAGGACCGAGGCCACGAGCTGCCCTTCGCTGTCGAGATCGAGTGGCCGCTCGACGCGGATAAGGATGTCGTCGGCGGGGCTGAGCCGGACCGAGCCGCCCCACACGATGCAGCCGCCCGTGCGCTCGACCACGCGTCGCATGCTCGGCACATCCAGGTTGACCGGTGCCAGCACCTCCATCGTGTCGGCCGTCCCGGCCGGTGAGGTGATGGCGCGCGAGGAGGTCTTGGGCATCATGAGGCCGCAGGCGGTCACGATGGGCACCACGAGCAGGGTCGTGCGATTCCCAGGCAGGCCGCCGACGCAGTGCTTGTCCACGACCAGCGGACGGCCCCAATCGATGCGGTCGCCGACGGCGATCATGGCTTTCGTGAGCGAGACCGTCTCCGCCAGGTCGAGGCGATCGCCCGCGCAGGCGGTGATGAAGGTGGCGAGGTGCAGGTCCGAGTAACGGCCCGCCGCGACGTCGGAGATGATCGCGCCGAACTCGGCGTCGCCAAGGGAGTTGCCGTAGACCTTGGCCCGGACATGGCTGAGCGAATCCAGCGGTGGCGCATGGGTGACCGCTACCGGCTCACCCGGCTGCGCACCCAGCGATGCCCATGCGGACTCGGACAGACCGGCAACGTTCTCGGCCAGCCAATCACCGTCGACGACACTGAGCGTCGCCACGATGCTTCGGCCGCCGGCCGTCAATTGCACGCGCGCCTGGGTCGTGAAGCCCTCCGATCGACAGACCGGGCAATCGCGCCGCATGTAGACCACAGGCTCCTGATAGGTGTCGATGCCCGTGCGCCACGCCTGCAGCCTGTTCCCGGCCTCCTTGGCGCGGCCGGCTTCATGCATTTGCGCTGTCATGCAAGCTCCACGGTCTGCAGGTAGTCGGGCACCGAGACCGCCCAGCCGAGTTCATGGTCGATCCGCGAGCGCAGCGCATCGGCCGCTTCGGGCTCGCCGTGCGTCACGAACGTGCGGCGCGGCGTCTGCGTGAAGCCGCGCAGCCACGTGATGATCTCGTCGGCATCGGCATGGGCGGAGAGGTTGTCGAGCGAGGCCACCTCGGCGCGAATCGGCACGTCTTCGCCATGGATGCGAACGGTGGACGCACCGTGCAGGATCGCCGCACCGCGGGTTCCACCCGCCTGGTAACCGGCAAACAGGATCGTGTTGCGCCGATCGGGTGCGAAGGACTTCAGGTGGTGAACCACCCGGCCACCCGTGGCCATGCCGCTGGCGGAGATGATCACCATCGGCCCGCGGCCGGCACTGAGCGCCTTGGACTCCTCGACCTTGTTGACGATCTTCGCGGCGTGGCACATGCCCTCGCACTCCTCGGGCGAGAGTCGATGCTCGTCACGGTGGGCGTGGTACAGCCGCGTGGCATCGATGGCCATCGGGCTGTCCAGGTACACCGGCAGGTGGTGGATGCGGCCCTGCTTCTTGAGCTGGTAGATGCCATACATCAGGCTTTGGGCGCGGCCTACCGCGAACGCGGGGATGACCACGACGCCGCCGCGGGCGGCGGTCCGATTGATCACAGTCTCCAGTTTTTCCAGCGCGCCAGTCTCTTCATGCTTGCGGTTGCCGTAGGTGGACTCCACCAGCAGGTAGTCCGCGCCCGGGACCTGCACCGGCGGGCGCAGCACCGGGTCGTTCGGGCGGCCGATGTCGCCGGAGAAGAGCACCGAGCGCTGCCCATCGCTGAGGTGCACGAAGGCGGAGCCGAGCATGTGCCCCGAGGGCTCCAGCCGGGCTGTGAGTCCGGGCAGAGCCTCGAAGGCCTCGGCGAACGGACGCGGGGAGAAAAGCTTCAGGCAGCGCTCGGCATCCTCCCGCGTGTACAGCGGCAGCGCGGGCTTATGCTTGGAGAAGCCGTAGCGGTTGGCGAACTTCGCCTCTTCTTCCTGCAAATGACCACTGTCGGTGAGCAGGATCTTGCATAGCTCATGCGTCGCGGACGTGCAATAGACCCGCCCGCGAAAACCCTGCCGCGCCAGCAGCGGCAGGTAGCCGCTGTGATCGATGTGGGCGTGGGTGAGCACGACAGCATCGATCGTCTTGGGCGCGACCGGCAGCGGCTCCCAATTGCGCAGCCGCAGCTGCTTAAAGCCCTGGAACAGGCCGCTGTCCACCAGGATGGTCGCGTCGCCATGGCGCAGGAGGTATTTCGAACCGGTCACGGTGCCCGTGGCACCCAGAAACTGAAGTTGCATGGAAAGTCTCCAAGGATGTTGTCGTTCAAAAAATGACTGGCCGATCGGGCAACTCGTTGCCGTCGCCCGCGCCCCGCGGAAAGTGCTGCATCAACAGATGGCTGACGGCGGCGATGCCTTCCATGGAACCGGCCTCAAAGCGCCCCTGCGCGAACTGGGCTTCCATGCGCTGGCACACACCTGACCACATGTCGGCACCGCAACAGGCATGGATGCCGCGATCGGCCACGACCTCCACCGCCCGATCGGCCAGCAGCACGTAGATGAGCACGCCGCTGTTATGCGCCGTGTCCCATACGCCCATACGGGCGAACAGATCCAGCGCTCGCTCGCGCGGCGACTGGTCTCGCCACAGCGGCGATCCGTCCAGCGCGCCCTCGACCACGAAGCGCAACTGGCCGCCATGCTGGGACTCTCCCGCACGGATGGCTTGCTCGATGGCGTCCAGAGTGCGCGGCGGGAAGGCGCGGCGTACCGCGCGGCCGGTGGTGGCGAGGT
This region of Alicycliphilus denitrificans K601 genomic DNA includes:
- a CDS encoding MBL fold metallo-hydrolase, whose amino-acid sequence is MQLQFLGATGTVTGSKYLLRHGDATILVDSGLFQGFKQLRLRNWEPLPVAPKTIDAVVLTHAHIDHSGYLPLLARQGFRGRVYCTSATHELCKILLTDSGHLQEEEAKFANRYGFSKHKPALPLYTREDAERCLKLFSPRPFAEAFEALPGLTARLEPSGHMLGSAFVHLSDGQRSVLFSGDIGRPNDPVLRPPVQVPGADYLLVESTYGNRKHEETGALEKLETVINRTAARGGVVVIPAFAVGRAQSLMYGIYQLKKQGRIHHLPVYLDSPMAIDATRLYHAHRDEHRLSPEECEGMCHAAKIVNKVEESKALSAGRGPMVIISASGMATGGRVVHHLKSFAPDRRNTILFAGYQAGGTRGAAILHGASTVRIHGEDVPIRAEVASLDNLSAHADADEIITWLRGFTQTPRRTFVTHGEPEAADALRSRIDHELGWAVSVPDYLQTVELA
- a CDS encoding S1C family serine protease, producing the protein MSDDLVRRPSALRRLWLLLAQAIAIGAGVIIAWRAFGPAPFPVTPDVVAVQEAPHAGAATGSAPTTPSATTARLEAGFRAAAAKASASVVNIYTRKTPPRRMQNWLRPDGGDEDAAQGASSLGSGVIVAAQGYILTNNHVVEGADEIAVMLPGEKVATARVVGIDPESDLAVLRVEATGLQPITFADPASVQVGDIVLAVGDPFGVGQTVTQGIVSATGRNRLGINTFENFIQTDAAINPGNSGGALVDGNGHLVGINTAIYSRSGGSQGIGFAIPVSLARQVMEQIIATGRVRRGWLGVSARDVIHEATGATGGAALVAVQRGGPADRAGLRPGDTVLAINGKEIPDTAGLIGETAAVAPGSNAQFKILRGRETVTVQVELGQRPAVRKP
- a CDS encoding ribose-phosphate pyrophosphokinase, with product MKPLIFHLPGDEAFADGLVRALRAERATLQLHRFPDGESLVRLDADVTGRTVVLVASLAQPDAKALPLLFAADAARDLGATRVLLAAPYLAYLRQDRRFNTGEAITSRTFAALVSTVFDGVVTVDPHLHRYHSLGEIYRVPTRAVQSAPVIAAWVAANVDRPVLIGPDAESEQWVQEVARGADAPFTVLQKIRRGDKDVEVSLPDTSALAGRQPVLIDDIVSSARTMIQAIASVRRVGLPPPVCIGVHALFAADAYDALLAAGPLRVLTCDTVPHASNGISVVAPLAAAVQDLIEASAT
- a CDS encoding TPM domain-containing protein; this translates as MNIQRLLRHLATTGRAVRRAFPPRTLDAIEQAIRAGESQHGGQLRFVVEGALDGSPLWRDQSPRERALDLFARMGVWDTAHNSGVLIYVLLADRAVEVVADRGIHACCGADMWSGVCQRMEAQFAQGRFEAGSMEGIAAVSHLLMQHFPRGAGDGNELPDRPVIF
- a CDS encoding thymidine phosphorylase family protein; the protein is MTAQMHEAGRAKEAGNRLQAWRTGIDTYQEPVVYMRRDCPVCRSEGFTTQARVQLTAGGRSIVATLSVVDGDWLAENVAGLSESAWASLGAQPGEPVAVTHAPPLDSLSHVRAKVYGNSLGDAEFGAIISDVAAGRYSDLHLATFITACAGDRLDLAETVSLTKAMIAVGDRIDWGRPLVVDKHCVGGLPGNRTTLLVVPIVTACGLMMPKTSSRAITSPAGTADTMEVLAPVNLDVPSMRRVVERTGGCIVWGGSVRLSPADDILIRVERPLDLDSEGQLVASVLSKKAAAGSTHVLIDLPVGATAKVRSAHAAASLGRRLQEVGGAIGLQVFLRVTDGEQPVGRGIGPALEARDVLAVLQGKPEAPADLRERALRLAADILEMGGAAPAGGGLKLATEVLADGRAWAKFQAICSEQGGLRSLPMAAHLHTVESPATGRVTRIDNRLLARAAKLAGAPTAPAAGIDVHARLGDRVEAGQPLFTLHAQAPGELAYALEFVRARPPIFQISEHA